The following coding sequences lie in one Miscanthus floridulus cultivar M001 chromosome 9, ASM1932011v1, whole genome shotgun sequence genomic window:
- the LOC136484084 gene encoding uncharacterized protein, translated as MIHEARLQAHVDYYRSIKKEPLNKTSARKVALTKEQYLQVPASWCMSHRSAWSRIMDRYLDPAYIAKHDQGKRKRALRTSATHHQGSHNLPAFKRALEVAHPDVPVSEFGAWAVSHMGPVKSSVVFNPDATAQAYSDHVEAVRALHGSDHNLSTEPLETEVIVRLGQGRKHERLWIADGADSSSSAPSVSDVRARSTARSLPIRARPTPILSRVDELQPKLAETRETQVHLTAELEATKKQMADMYQIMQTIGQASGVQVQLPAPARHFTPPLSAGSNNPATVSPAATRVRGATPAVSVAAVGMLNFVMLNL; from the exons atgattcacgaggcgcgactccaggcccacgtcgactactacaggtccatcaagaaagagcccctcaacaaaaccagcgcaagaaaggtggcactgactaaggagcagtaccttcag gtgccggcctcgtggtgcatgtcgcataGATCGGCATGGTCGAGGATCATGGACAGGTACCTTGACCCGGCGTACATCGCAAAGCACGATCAAGGCAAGCGGAAGCGGGCACTGAGGACCAGTGcaactcaccaccaaggcagccacaacctccccgcattcaagcgggcactt gaggtggcacacccggacgtgccagtgtcggagtttggggcatgggctgtgtcccacatgggcccggtgaaatccagtgtcgtcttcaacccggatgccactgcccaggcttactctgaccacgtggaggcggttagggcgctccatggctcagatcacaatctgagcactgagccccttgagacagaggtgatcgtgaggctagggcaaggcaggaagcacgagcggttgtggattgcagacggcgccgactcctcgagctctgcaccctctgtctccgacgtgagggcacggagcacggccagaagccttcccatacgtgcacggcctactccaatactgtcgcgggtcgacgaacttcag CCCAagctggcagagacaagggagacgcaagtgcacctgaccgcagagctggaggccacgaagaagcagatggcggacatgtatcagatcatgcaaaccatcgggcaagcatcgggtgtccaagtgcagttgccagctccagctcgacacttcactcct cctctgtcggcgggttcaaacaatcccgctaccgTGTCACCGGCGGCTACTCGCGTCcggggggccacacctgcagtctccgtcgccgcagtagggatgttgaactttgtgatgttgaacttgtaa